One part of the Paenibacillus silvisoli genome encodes these proteins:
- the gdhA gene encoding NADP-specific glutamate dehydrogenase, with product MISVSVKENPHLAEASEYVQSVYEAIVKRDHHEPEFHQAVKEILDSLIPVFAKHPHLKQNSILERIVEPERVVSFRVPWTDDQGVIHVNRGYRVQFNSALGPYKGGLRFHPSVNASIIKFLGFEQIFKNSLTGLPIGGGKGGSDFDPKGKSDHEIMRFTQSFMTELYKYIGPDEDVPAGDIGVGAREIGYMFGQYKRIRGMNEAGVLTGKGIGYGGSLARKEATGYGCVYFVGEMLQSKGLSFENSTAVVSGSGNVSIYAIEKLQQLGATVVACSDSNGYIYDADGINLDTVKQLKEVDRKRISDYVKAHPNAVYTPGCEGIWSIPCDIALPCATQNEINGEAAKLLVANGVKAVGEGANMPSDLEAIDVFLSNGVLFGPAKAANAGGVAVSALEMAQNSMRLSWTFEEVDAKLHGIMKHIYDNSVKAAKEYGYEGNLVVGANIAGFLRVVDSMLAQGVV from the coding sequence TTGATTTCCGTATCCGTAAAAGAGAATCCGCATCTAGCTGAAGCAAGCGAGTATGTACAGTCCGTTTATGAAGCAATCGTGAAACGCGATCACCATGAGCCCGAGTTTCACCAGGCCGTAAAAGAAATTTTAGATTCCTTGATCCCGGTTTTTGCCAAGCACCCGCATCTCAAGCAAAACAGCATTCTTGAACGCATCGTAGAGCCGGAGCGCGTCGTGTCCTTCCGCGTGCCATGGACCGACGATCAAGGCGTCATTCATGTCAACCGCGGCTACCGCGTCCAATTCAACAGCGCGCTTGGCCCGTATAAGGGCGGCCTTCGCTTTCACCCTTCCGTTAATGCAAGCATCATCAAATTCCTCGGCTTTGAGCAAATTTTCAAAAACAGCTTGACCGGACTGCCGATCGGCGGCGGCAAAGGCGGCTCGGACTTCGATCCGAAAGGCAAATCCGACCATGAAATCATGCGCTTTACGCAAAGCTTCATGACGGAGCTGTATAAATATATCGGCCCGGACGAAGACGTACCGGCAGGCGACATTGGCGTCGGCGCACGGGAAATCGGCTACATGTTCGGCCAGTACAAGCGGATCCGCGGCATGAACGAGGCGGGCGTGCTGACCGGCAAAGGAATCGGCTACGGCGGAAGCCTTGCCCGCAAAGAAGCGACCGGCTACGGCTGCGTATACTTCGTCGGCGAAATGCTGCAAAGCAAAGGGCTTAGCTTCGAGAACAGCACGGCCGTCGTTTCCGGCTCGGGCAACGTTTCGATCTATGCCATCGAGAAATTGCAGCAGCTCGGCGCGACCGTCGTAGCTTGCAGCGACTCGAACGGCTATATCTACGATGCGGACGGCATCAACCTCGACACCGTGAAGCAGCTGAAGGAAGTCGATCGCAAGCGGATCAGCGATTATGTAAAGGCGCATCCGAACGCCGTGTATACGCCGGGCTGCGAGGGCATTTGGTCGATTCCGTGCGACATCGCCCTGCCTTGCGCGACGCAAAACGAAATCAACGGTGAAGCGGCGAAGCTGCTTGTCGCGAACGGCGTAAAAGCCGTCGGCGAAGGCGCCAACATGCCGTCGGACCTGGAAGCCATCGACGTGTTCCTGAGCAATGGCGTTCTGTTCGGACCGGCTAAAGCGGCGAACGCGGGCGGAGTTGCCGTGTCCGCGCTCGAAATGGCGCAGAACAGCATGAGACTTTCCTGGACGTTCGAGGAAGTCGACGCGAAGCTGCACGGCATCATGAAGCATATTTACGATAACAGCGTCAAAGCGGCGAAAGAGTACGGCTATGAAGGCAACTTGGTGGTAGGCGCGAACATTGCGGGCTTCCTGCGCGTAGTCGACAGCATGCTTGCTCAAGGCGTCGTATAA
- a CDS encoding ABC transporter ATP-binding protein encodes MSFLMPYVRRFGKPFGAAILFLMLEALCDLMQPTLMSHIIDFGVAEKDMDTVFRYGGFMLLITGVGALAATLRNIISSHVALNFGTLLRSDLFRRIQTLSYDSIDKFDRASLVTRLTNDVTQIQNFTNGLMRIFVKAPLICIGSLIMAVRLNPPLSLVLAVVVPLVAVLIVFNMRIGFPLFTKVQQALDRVNGVSREYLSGVRVVKAFNRFDYETEKFGGVNDEYRQASIRVMRMLSIFSPGIMLTVNFGIAAVIWIGGVRVDGGQMQVGHIIAFINYMTQILFSLLMISNVFTMFVRAKASAERIGEVFAEKDTMTWKEEELARSEGASGSIDFKGVSFAYTGTEAVLRDITLSCRPGETVGIIGSTGSGKSTLVNLIPRFYDATSGTIQVDGMNVRDVEPSRLREQIAIVPQKAVLFSGTIRENLLFGKEGASDEELERAARMAEAHDFIMACPEGYETRLGQGGVNLSGGQKQRLSIARALVRRPSILILDDCTSAVDTSTESRIKEALRQYAQGLTCILIAQRISSVMDADRIVVLDSGEIVGVGRHDELMQSCLAYQEIYRSQTGKEVRANV; translated from the coding sequence TTGAGCTTTCTGATGCCTTATGTCCGCCGGTTCGGCAAGCCGTTCGGCGCGGCGATTCTGTTCCTGATGCTTGAAGCGCTTTGCGATCTGATGCAGCCGACGCTAATGTCCCATATTATCGATTTCGGAGTAGCGGAGAAGGATATGGATACCGTCTTCCGCTATGGCGGCTTCATGCTGCTCATTACCGGCGTTGGCGCGCTCGCCGCGACGCTTCGCAACATTATCTCCAGCCACGTGGCCCTCAATTTCGGCACTCTCCTGCGGTCGGACCTGTTCCGCCGCATCCAGACCCTCTCGTATGACAGCATCGACAAATTCGACCGGGCTTCCCTGGTCACCCGCCTGACGAATGACGTCACCCAAATTCAAAACTTTACGAACGGCCTCATGCGCATCTTCGTCAAAGCGCCGCTCATCTGCATCGGCAGTTTGATTATGGCCGTTCGCCTCAATCCGCCGCTCTCGCTCGTGCTGGCGGTCGTCGTTCCGCTCGTCGCGGTACTGATCGTCTTCAATATGCGGATCGGCTTTCCGCTCTTTACGAAGGTGCAGCAGGCGCTGGACCGGGTAAACGGCGTGTCCCGCGAATACTTATCCGGGGTGCGCGTCGTCAAAGCGTTCAACCGGTTCGATTATGAAACGGAGAAGTTCGGCGGCGTCAACGACGAGTACCGCCAGGCCTCGATTCGCGTCATGCGCATGCTGTCCATTTTCAGCCCCGGCATTATGCTGACCGTAAACTTCGGCATCGCGGCCGTAATCTGGATCGGCGGCGTGCGGGTCGATGGCGGACAGATGCAGGTCGGCCATATTATCGCGTTCATTAACTACATGACTCAAATTCTGTTCTCGCTCCTGATGATCTCGAACGTATTCACGATGTTCGTCCGGGCGAAAGCGTCGGCGGAGCGGATCGGCGAGGTATTCGCGGAGAAGGATACGATGACGTGGAAGGAAGAGGAGCTAGCAAGGTCTGAAGGGGCGTCTGGAAGCATCGACTTTAAGGGCGTCTCGTTCGCTTATACGGGGACGGAGGCGGTGCTTCGCGATATTACGCTTAGCTGCCGGCCGGGAGAGACCGTCGGCATTATCGGTTCCACGGGATCGGGGAAAAGCACGCTCGTGAATCTCATTCCGCGTTTCTACGATGCAACCTCGGGGACGATCCAGGTGGACGGTATGAATGTGCGCGATGTCGAGCCGAGCCGGTTGAGGGAGCAAATCGCCATCGTGCCGCAAAAGGCGGTGCTGTTCTCCGGTACCATCCGCGAAAATCTGCTGTTCGGCAAGGAGGGAGCCTCGGACGAGGAGCTGGAGCGGGCCGCCCGGATGGCGGAGGCGCATGATTTTATTATGGCTTGTCCGGAAGGCTACGAGACAAGGCTGGGGCAGGGCGGGGTCAACCTGTCGGGCGGCCAGAAGCAGCGTCTTTCCATTGCGCGGGCGCTCGTCCGCCGGCCGTCCATCTTGATCTTGGACGATTGCACGAGCGCCGTGGATACTTCGACGGAATCGCGCATTAAGGAGGCGCTGCGGCAGTACGCGCAGGGGCTGACCTGCATATTGATCGCGCAGCGCATCTCGTCCGTGATGGACGCCGACCGGATCGTCGTGCTGGATAGCGGCGAGATTGTCGGTGTCGGACGGCATGACGAGCTGATGCAAAGCTGT